The following coding sequences lie in one Musa acuminata AAA Group cultivar baxijiao chromosome BXJ1-8, Cavendish_Baxijiao_AAA, whole genome shotgun sequence genomic window:
- the LOC135587390 gene encoding scarecrow-like protein 27 yields MRGLPYHGQGKGGLEAVETIFEGNQALFWVNKRPKLVIQQGREPRSVLDHRSPSPPTSTATLSSSLGGGSSDTAGVAAVSDIPTNKWVLVDSTAEESGGAVGKEEWAAELQPIPTGLDMGFVAGGEKCGLGVDDWEAILSDTSAASPGREQTFFRWIMGDVDDPSAAGFKQHQQQFLSHGSVEFDGNSNGLGFGILDPGIGLASIGRTADEASVSAPTDSSLPLSSNVASGGGFSLVSSSSRVSPAIVHANIKGATFGHQTGSQFFSLPPQAGNSISSPLSLPQGMYFPDTVLDKPQLFGPGLLLNQASATPNPPFFLSAGHAEQQQLPQLLPPTQLKRHPAIADQIPQKLPFLDSAANSDLFLRRQSYQQQSHGFPLRQLQNRSVKPKVAAFVDDVTSAVAAQQLHLQHALADLLFEAAKMVEARNFVGAHGILARLNHQLPSPSPSGKPLIRSAFYFKEALQLILSNGSNTVLSATPTSHRQQSTFSAPLMSHLDVVHKLNAYKAFSEVSPIIQFSNFTCIQALLEELDGCDRIHIMDFDIGFGGQWSSFMQELAQRRCSSAGAVRMLKITVFVSHYSHNNMELHLIQDNLSHFASDLNIPFELKVHSLDSFDPLELHGLGGEAIAVNLPIGSANLSFPVLLRLVKQLSPKIVVSVDQGCDRSDLPFLQHFLHAFQSSLVLMDSIDASGTNQDTASKIERFLLQPKIESSVLGRYRAADKMLPWRTLFETAGFVPIQFSNFTETQADCLLKRVQIRGFHVEKRQASLYLYWQRKELVSVSAWRG; encoded by the coding sequence ATGAGGGGTTTGCCCTATCATGGCCAGGGGAAGGGGGGTCTAGAAGCAGTGGAGACAATCTTCGAGGGGAACCAGGCTCTGTTTTGGGTGAATAAGAGGCCCAAGTTGGTGATCCAACAGGGAAGGGAGCCAAGATCGGTGCTTGATCACAGGAGCCCTAGCCCTCCCACCTCCACAGCCACACTGTCTTCTTCCCTGGGCGGCGGCTCCTCCGACACCGCCGGAGTGGCGGCGGTCTCCGACATCCCCACCAACAAATGGGTTCTCGTCGACTCCACCGCCGAGGAGAGCGGTGGTGCGGTCGGGAAGGAGGAGTGGGCTGCTGAGCTGCAGCCGATACCGACCGGGCTTGATATGGGTTTCGTTGCTGGAGGCGAAAAATGCGGTCTTGGTGTCGACGATTGGGAGGCGATACTCTCGGATACTTCTGCGGCCTCCCCTGGCCGGGAGCAGACCTTTTTCCGGTGGATCATGGGTGATGTCGACGACCCCTCTGCGGCCGGGTTTAAGCAGCACCAGCAGCAGTTCCTATCCCACGGCTCAGTGGAGTTCGATGGTAACAGTAACGGGTTAGGGTTTGGGATTCTCGACCCAGGCATTGGGCTTGCATCTATTGGGAGGACTGCGGATGAGGCGTCGGTCTCGGCCCCTACGGATTCTTCTCTTCCTCTGTCTTCTAACGTTGCTTCTGGTGGTGGCTTCTCGCTCGTGAGCAGCAGTAGCAGGGTGTCTCCGGCCATCGTGCACGCCAACATCAAAGGGGCCACCTTCGGCCACCAAACGGGAAGTCAGTTCTTCTCGCTGCCGCCGCAGGCTGGCAACAGCATCTCATCGCCGCTCTCACTACCACAAGGTATGTACTTCCCAGATACCGTGTTGGACAAGCCACAGTTGTTTGGCCCAGGCCTTCTTCTGAATCAGGCGTCAGCCACCCCGAACCCGCCCTTCTTCCTCAGCGCGGGGCATGCTGAGCAGCAGCAGCTTCCGCAGCTCCTTCCACCCACCCAGCTGAAGCGCCACCCCGCCATTGCCGACCAAATTCCTCAGAAACTTCCTTTCCTGGACTCCGCTGCCAACTCAGATCTTTTCCTTCGGCGACAGTCATACCAGCAGCAAAGCCACGGCTTTCCTCTGCGTCAGCTCCAGAATAGGTCAGTGAAGCCGAAGGTGGCAGCTTTCGTGGACGATGTAACCTCAGCTGTGGCTGCGCAGCAGCTGCACTTACAACACGCATTGGCCGATCTGCTTTTCGAGGCTGCTAAGATGGTAGAGGCCCGAAATTTCGTCGGCGCACATGGGATATTGGCGCGGCTCAATCACCAactcccctctccctctccctcgggGAAGCCCCTTATCCGCTCTGCTTTCTACTTCAAGGAAGCACTGCAACTGATCCTTTCTAACGGATCTAACACAGTCCTCTCTGCAACTCCAACCTCCCATCGTCAGCAGAGCACCTTCTCTGCTCCCCTGATGTCTCATTTGGACGTTGTGCACAAGCTCAATGCATACAAGGCATTCTCCGAGGTCTCACCCATCATCCAATTCTCAAACTTCACCTGCATCCAGGCTCTCCTGGAAGAGCTCGATGGCTGTGACCGCATCCACATCATGGACTTTGATATTGGGTTTGGTGGACAATGGTCCTCCTTCATGCAGGAGCTGGCACAGAGGCGCTGTTCTTCGGCAGGTGCAGTAAGGATGCTCAAAATTACAGTTTTTGTGTCACATTACTCCCACAACAACATGGAGCTCCACCTTATCCAGGACAACCTCTCCCATTTTGCAAGTGACCTTAACATTCCCTTTGAACTTAAGGTTCATAGCCTTGATTCATTTGATCCATTAGAGCTCCATGGCTTGGGAGGTGAAGCCATAGCAGTAAATCTCCCTATAGGTTCTGCAAACCTTTCCTTCCCAGTTCTCCTCCGCCTCGTGAAGCAACTCTCTCCGAAGATTGTGGTCTCAGTTGACCAAGGGTGTGATCGGAGTGACCTGCCATTCTTGCAGCACTTCCTCCATGCTTTCCAGTCCTCCTTGGTACTTATGGATTCCATTGATGCATCGGGGACCAACCAAGATACAGCCAGCAAGATTGAGAGGTTCTTGCTACAACCAAAAATAGAGAGTTCTGTTCTTGGGAGATACCGTGCAGCTGACAAGATGCTTCCCTGGCGAACGCTCTTTGAAACTGCAGGGTTTGTGCCCATCCAATTCAGCAATTTTACAGAAACACAGGCTGACTGCCTTCTAAAGAGGGTGCAGATCAGAGGATTTCATGTGGAGAAGCGCCAGGCCTCCCTTTACCTTTACTGGCAGCGCAAGGAGCTTGTCTCTGTGTCAGCTTGGAGGGGCTGA